The Streptomyces fungicidicus nucleotide sequence CCGCCTCGCGGCGGTTCTTCACCAGCCACCTCGGCTACCGGGAGATCGCCGCCGCCGACGGATTCGCCTCACTGACCCGGGGTGACGCGGCCGTCGACCTCGTGCTGCTGCGCGACGGCGCCGAGGTCCCGCCCGCCGTCCGGCGCGACCGGGCCGGCGGGGACTTCGCCCTGGCCTTCACGGTCACCGGCATCGAGGCCGAGGAGGAGCGGCTGCGCGAGCGGGGGGTGGCCGTCACCATGCCGCTGCGCAAGGAGCCGTGGGGCGAGCGGCTGTTCCAGGTCACCGACCCCAACGGGATCGTCGTCCGGTTCGTGGAGTGGGCGGCGCCCGGGCAGGCGGGTGCGGGCGCGTACGCCTAAGGTGGACGCCGTACACCGGGGCGCCGAGAGGGGATGGCGGAGATCAGCAGGCAGGCCGACGCCGTCCACCGGACCCGCACCCCCCTGAGCAGGCAGCGGGTGC carries:
- a CDS encoding VOC family protein gives rise to the protein MQITVSTVSLTVDDLSASRRFFTSHLGYREIAAADGFASLTRGDAAVDLVLLRDGAEVPPAVRRDRAGGDFALAFTVTGIEAEEERLRERGVAVTMPLRKEPWGERLFQVTDPNGIVVRFVEWAAPGQAGAGAYA